A part of Vigna radiata var. radiata cultivar VC1973A chromosome 11, Vradiata_ver6, whole genome shotgun sequence genomic DNA contains:
- the LOC106776872 gene encoding uncharacterized protein LOC106776872, giving the protein MDVDTRSNATRHADSSDLKKKYSLRTHVGNLAGLINLGKKLKTIKREAFQKRYGNLLSLXEVEVQIPAITALAQYYDSPLRCFTFQDFQLAPTIEEFEHILGLPLEGTTPYQHLEHHASVPTIAALMKLHPKELEDRMMMRNQLHGLSQGYLEQYLHHLADKEDWETFMDVLALTIYGIVLFPKIEEFVDYTAIDVFVARKTRSENPVTAVLADIYGTLSFCQERKGKKILCCLPALYTWMTARVFKEMVDVKSLSETLSRQGLKDKGGNDWARFFAGLNERSIKSRLPWLGNKLPIQHCGNFPNVPLIGARYCINYNPLLVQR; this is encoded by the coding sequence ATGGATGTTGACACAAGATCCAATGCCACACGACACGCNGACTCTTCCGATTTAAAAAAGAAGTATAGTCTAAGGACCCATGTTGGAAATTTGGCCGGATTGATAAACTTGGGCAAAAAGCTCAAGACCATAAAAAGAGAAGCCTTTCAGAAAAGATATGGAAATTTGTTGAGTTTANTGGAGGTTGAAGTACAAATACCCGCTATCACAGCCTTGGCACAATATTATGATTCTCCGCTTCGATGTTTCACGTTTCAAGACTTTCAGTTGGCGCCAACTATAGAGGAGTTCGAGCATATCTTGGGTTTGCCACTGGAGGGTACCACTCCCTATCAACATTTAGAACACCATGCCTCTGTACCCACCATTGCTGCTCTCATGAAACTACATCCCAAGGAGCTTGAAGAcaggatgatgatgaggaatCAATTGCATGGGTTGTCACAGGGATATCTGGAGCAATATTTACATCACCTGGCTGATAAAGAGGATTGGGAAACCTTCATGGATGTATTAGCCCTCACCATATATGGCATTGTCTTATTTCCTAAGATAGAAGAATTTGTTGATTATACCGCAATAGACGTCTTCGTAGCAAGAAAAACAAGGTCAGAAAATCCTGTAACGGCAGTTCTTGCGGATATTTATGGGACCTTGAGTTTTTGCCAggagagaaagggaaagaagatTCTTTGCTGTCTACCGGCGTTGTATACATGGATGACAGCGCGCGTGTTTAAGGAGATGGTTGACGTCAAGAGTCTGTCGGAGACTTTGTCACGCCAAGGGCTTAAGGATAAGGGAGGAAACGATTGGGCCCGATTCTTTGCTGGCttgaatgaaagaagcataaaatcgcGTCTTCCTTGGCTCGGAAATAAATTGCCTATACAGCATTGTGGTAACTTTCCTAATGTGCCTCTCATAGGTGCCCGATACTGTATC